Proteins from a genomic interval of Diprion similis isolate iyDipSimi1 chromosome 10, iyDipSimi1.1, whole genome shotgun sequence:
- the LOC124410909 gene encoding carcinine transporter-like isoform X1, whose translation MPTAGDATTTVEGGAVVKKIENFDDILPHVGGAGRYQWILFFLLLPFAFTYAFLYFTQFFLTLTPEEYWCTVPELDGWNLTDAQKIALSIPPSDATGYEYADDNSLSYSRCEMYDVNFTESLINGSYDSDPTWPKTPCRHGWTFNHSAIPYVSIAAELGWVCKKSYYSSLAQSIFYIGSIIGGFIFSFIADNYGRLPALVACNTVGFFASIVSGFSDSFWSFCLCRFIAGTAFDNCFNIIFIILIEYVGPQHRTFMANMSFGIYFSGSASLLPWLAYYIADWRILCGVTAVPMISAFFAPWIVPESARWYISSGNIPKAVETLENIAKVNGKTVEKEIFVEFEDSCNEMIKNEKLHNYTVLDLFKKLRLAYITVMLNIYWLIILIVYDGHVWNMKSLDPDVFTSFSLGALTEFPAAILLTLYLDKWGRRWMSFISMMICGVFSFITLAMPPGAATVTMGIIARFGVNIAGNIGFQYAAEMLPTVVRAQGVSLIHTLGYIAHIIGPYVVYLSDVSPSLPLIVLGLLSVTVAIQSLFMPETLGQDLPQTLQDGNDFGREQSFWWIPCISSFPEKMKKFEKPETRSA comes from the exons ATGCCGACTGCTGGAGATGCGACAACGACTGTGGAAGGCGGCgcggtggtaaaaaaaattgaaaacttcgATGATATCCTTCCTCACGTGGGAGGCGCTGGGCGTTATCAatggattttgttttttttacttttgccgTTTGCCTTTACCTACGCATTTCTCTacttcactcaattttttctcactctaACGCCGGAAGAATATTGGTGCACCGTGCCTGAGTTGGACGGATGGAATCTTACCGATGCGCAAAA GATCGCCCTTTCCATACCACCTAGTGACGCCACAGGGTATGAATATGCGGATGATAATTCGCTTTCATATTCGAGATGTGAAATGTACGATGTGAACTTCACAGAATCATTGATTAACGGCAGTTACGATTCTGATCCAACTTGGCCAAAAACGCCATGTCGCCACGGGTGGACTTTCAATCACAGCGCCATTCCATACGTTTCAATTGCTGCAGAG cTCGGGTGGGTGTGCAAAAAATCTTACTACTCCTCGCTGGCGCAATCGATCTTTTACATCGGTAGTATAATCGGTGGTTTTATCTTCAGTTTCATTGCTGATAATTACGGTCGATTGCCTGCTTTAGTCGCTTGCAATACCGTTGGATTTTTCGCCTCGATTGTATCGGGGTTTTCCGACAGTTTCTGGTCGTTTTGTCTCTGCAGATTCATCGCTGGAACAGCGTTTGACAACTGCTtcaacattattttcatcattt tgATCGAATACGTTGGTCCGCAGCATCGAACTTTCATGGCAAACATGTCTTTTGGCATTTATTTTTCTGGTTCTGCGAGCCTTCTACCGTGGCTTGCATATTACATCGCTGATTGGCGAATCCTTTGCGGAGTCACAGCTGTGCCAATGATATCGGCATTTTTTGCACCCTGGATAGTGCCTGAAAGTGCCAG ATGGTACATATCAAGTGGAAATATTCCAAAAGCGGTCGAGACGCTGGAGAACATCGCGAAAGTGAACGGGAAAACTGTGGAGAAGGAAATTTTTGTGGAATTTGAAGATAGCTGTAATGAAATGATAAAGAACGAGAAATTACACAACTACACTGTTTTAGACCTCTTTAAGAAACTGCGCCTCGCTTACATCACGGTCATGCTGAACATATACTG GCTTATTATTCTCATCGTGTACGATGGTCACGTATGGAATATGAAGTCGTTGGATCCGGATGTTTTCACATCGTTTTCTTTGGGTGCTCTGACAGAATTTCCGGCTGCTATTTTGCTGACACTTTACCTTGACAAATGGGGTCGCCGATGGATGAGTTTTATTTCCATGATGATCTGTGGGGTTTTCTCTTTTATCACCTTAGCCATGCCCCCAG GTGCTGCTACGGTTACAATGGGAATTATTGCACGCTTCGGGGTTAACATAGCTGGGAATATTGGATTCCAGTATGCTGCAGAAATGTTGCCAACGGTGGTAAGGGCGCAGGGTGTATCCTTGATTCACACTCTCGGGTACATTGCTCATATTATCGGACCCTACGTCGTTTATTTG TCAGACGTATCTCCATCTCTACCACTGATAGTACTTGGATTACTTTCCGTTACTGTCGCCATACAGTCTTTATTCATGCCTGAAACCTTGGGCCAGGATTTACCGCAAACTTTGCAGGATGGAAATGACTTTGGCAGGGAACAGAGCTTTTGGTGGATACCATGCATATCCAG CTTTCCcgagaagatgaagaaattcGAAAAGCCGGAGACAAGAAGTGCCTAG
- the LOC124410909 gene encoding carcinine transporter-like isoform X2, whose translation MRKSKIALSIPPSDATGYEYADDNSLSYSRCEMYDVNFTESLINGSYDSDPTWPKTPCRHGWTFNHSAIPYVSIAAELGWVCKKSYYSSLAQSIFYIGSIIGGFIFSFIADNYGRLPALVACNTVGFFASIVSGFSDSFWSFCLCRFIAGTAFDNCFNIIFIILIEYVGPQHRTFMANMSFGIYFSGSASLLPWLAYYIADWRILCGVTAVPMISAFFAPWIVPESARWYISSGNIPKAVETLENIAKVNGKTVEKEIFVEFEDSCNEMIKNEKLHNYTVLDLFKKLRLAYITVMLNIYWLIILIVYDGHVWNMKSLDPDVFTSFSLGALTEFPAAILLTLYLDKWGRRWMSFISMMICGVFSFITLAMPPGAATVTMGIIARFGVNIAGNIGFQYAAEMLPTVVRAQGVSLIHTLGYIAHIIGPYVVYLSDVSPSLPLIVLGLLSVTVAIQSLFMPETLGQDLPQTLQDGNDFGREQSFWWIPCISSFPEKMKKFEKPETRSA comes from the exons ATGCGCAAAAGTAA GATCGCCCTTTCCATACCACCTAGTGACGCCACAGGGTATGAATATGCGGATGATAATTCGCTTTCATATTCGAGATGTGAAATGTACGATGTGAACTTCACAGAATCATTGATTAACGGCAGTTACGATTCTGATCCAACTTGGCCAAAAACGCCATGTCGCCACGGGTGGACTTTCAATCACAGCGCCATTCCATACGTTTCAATTGCTGCAGAG cTCGGGTGGGTGTGCAAAAAATCTTACTACTCCTCGCTGGCGCAATCGATCTTTTACATCGGTAGTATAATCGGTGGTTTTATCTTCAGTTTCATTGCTGATAATTACGGTCGATTGCCTGCTTTAGTCGCTTGCAATACCGTTGGATTTTTCGCCTCGATTGTATCGGGGTTTTCCGACAGTTTCTGGTCGTTTTGTCTCTGCAGATTCATCGCTGGAACAGCGTTTGACAACTGCTtcaacattattttcatcattt tgATCGAATACGTTGGTCCGCAGCATCGAACTTTCATGGCAAACATGTCTTTTGGCATTTATTTTTCTGGTTCTGCGAGCCTTCTACCGTGGCTTGCATATTACATCGCTGATTGGCGAATCCTTTGCGGAGTCACAGCTGTGCCAATGATATCGGCATTTTTTGCACCCTGGATAGTGCCTGAAAGTGCCAG ATGGTACATATCAAGTGGAAATATTCCAAAAGCGGTCGAGACGCTGGAGAACATCGCGAAAGTGAACGGGAAAACTGTGGAGAAGGAAATTTTTGTGGAATTTGAAGATAGCTGTAATGAAATGATAAAGAACGAGAAATTACACAACTACACTGTTTTAGACCTCTTTAAGAAACTGCGCCTCGCTTACATCACGGTCATGCTGAACATATACTG GCTTATTATTCTCATCGTGTACGATGGTCACGTATGGAATATGAAGTCGTTGGATCCGGATGTTTTCACATCGTTTTCTTTGGGTGCTCTGACAGAATTTCCGGCTGCTATTTTGCTGACACTTTACCTTGACAAATGGGGTCGCCGATGGATGAGTTTTATTTCCATGATGATCTGTGGGGTTTTCTCTTTTATCACCTTAGCCATGCCCCCAG GTGCTGCTACGGTTACAATGGGAATTATTGCACGCTTCGGGGTTAACATAGCTGGGAATATTGGATTCCAGTATGCTGCAGAAATGTTGCCAACGGTGGTAAGGGCGCAGGGTGTATCCTTGATTCACACTCTCGGGTACATTGCTCATATTATCGGACCCTACGTCGTTTATTTG TCAGACGTATCTCCATCTCTACCACTGATAGTACTTGGATTACTTTCCGTTACTGTCGCCATACAGTCTTTATTCATGCCTGAAACCTTGGGCCAGGATTTACCGCAAACTTTGCAGGATGGAAATGACTTTGGCAGGGAACAGAGCTTTTGGTGGATACCATGCATATCCAG CTTTCCcgagaagatgaagaaattcGAAAAGCCGGAGACAAGAAGTGCCTAG